A single region of the Salipaludibacillus sp. LMS25 genome encodes:
- a CDS encoding DUF443 family protein has protein sequence MNAQIQQVNKNFRYRLITLNGHHYFFDIETPVWKALIPFAFWLFPHTVYKCDDEKLLTDIQAPLEQKAKINTIVMGCIVFILWKSIDSVLDYFNLNVSLVTTIVILLIATVVVGICRCYISSRYKRKFHRQVNLRELPTEKIMIRPISKKIVLFSSLVYMMFLVGTISFFGIVLHSPNIIYILFAMLFLMFYSISHLVLVMPNKTYGILVKGKEMNR, from the coding sequence ATGAATGCACAAATTCAACAAGTAAATAAAAATTTTAGGTATCGACTCATCACGTTAAATGGACACCACTATTTCTTTGATATAGAAACACCTGTGTGGAAAGCGCTTATCCCTTTTGCTTTTTGGTTATTTCCACATACGGTTTATAAATGTGATGATGAAAAACTGTTGACAGACATTCAAGCACCCCTGGAACAAAAAGCTAAAATAAATACGATCGTAATGGGGTGCATAGTCTTTATTTTATGGAAAAGCATCGACAGTGTATTAGATTACTTTAATTTGAATGTGTCATTAGTCACGACGATAGTCATTCTATTGATAGCCACTGTTGTTGTAGGAATTTGTCGTTGTTATATAAGTAGTAGGTACAAACGCAAGTTTCATAGGCAAGTTAACCTCAGAGAATTGCCGACTGAAAAGATAATGATTAGGCCTATATCAAAAAAGATTGTTCTTTTTTCTTCTCTAGTCTATATGATGTTTCTTGTAGGTACCATAAGTTTCTTTGGAATAGTACTACATTCCCCTAATATAATATATATACTGTTTGCAATGCTTTTTTTGATGTTTTATTCAATTAGTCATTTGGTGCTTGTAATGCCTAATAAAACGTATGGAATACTTGTGAAGGGGAAGGAAATGAATAGGTGA
- a CDS encoding DeoR/GlpR family DNA-binding transcription regulator, translating into MYQEERLAAIISHLKQSKRISVEQICTLFDVSRDTARRDLVKLEEERSIVRTRGGALLPSHVEVKPYSSRLETVSEEKKKIGKLAASLIYEGDRVILDTSTTVQACAEQIANVNCTIITNSINQADVLSNKNKINIQLLGGTLEKDHRFLYGSSVVEKLSDYYADKAFLGVLGMSEEGLTIAHEEDGVVMRKMMQQAKQVIVLADHTKLGNTDFFKYAHLSEADLLITDKIPPKPFRQLLKQHNVELLTVDEEHTGDD; encoded by the coding sequence ATGTATCAAGAAGAACGTCTCGCCGCCATAATTTCACACCTTAAACAGTCTAAACGCATTTCTGTGGAACAAATTTGTACCCTGTTCGATGTCTCAAGAGATACAGCACGCCGGGACCTTGTGAAGCTAGAAGAGGAAAGATCCATCGTTCGCACCCGTGGAGGGGCGCTTCTTCCTTCCCATGTGGAAGTGAAACCGTATTCAAGTCGGCTTGAAACCGTATCTGAAGAAAAAAAGAAAATAGGGAAATTAGCCGCTTCTCTCATTTATGAAGGGGATCGGGTCATTTTAGATACGTCAACGACGGTTCAAGCATGTGCGGAACAGATAGCCAATGTCAATTGTACGATCATTACGAACTCGATTAATCAAGCAGACGTACTCTCTAACAAAAATAAAATTAATATTCAACTTCTAGGCGGCACCTTAGAAAAAGATCACCGCTTCTTATACGGTTCCTCTGTCGTTGAAAAACTATCTGATTACTATGCGGACAAAGCATTTCTTGGCGTTTTAGGTATGTCGGAAGAGGGGCTTACGATCGCACATGAAGAAGATGGTGTTGTTATGCGTAAAATGATGCAACAAGCTAAGCAAGTGATTGTATTAGCTGACCATACTAAGCTCGGTAATACCGATTTCTTCAAATACGCCCATTTATCTGAAGCTGACTTACTTATTACTGATAAAATTCCCCCTAAACCTTTTCGCCAGTTATTAAAACAGCATAATGTTGAATTACTGACAGTCGACGAAGAGCATACAGGAGATGATTAA
- a CDS encoding T7SS effector LXG polymorphic toxin → MFLHSSLIDYQCQLKDIKSAIQTFEPDEQGFIDEAFLMNDVQQGFSKVERKTIELTDETNSILASVQDIVTVNKITESDVMDGVRRGKLRAQEIVEQLHLLDDYGATLLEQTKDALQTMRTYLSDIESKFQSGDLSVTNFNSGALQGMASYNAIMDSITNEDTADVELNAETIEGMSLADIEKAKNATLEGLSDEGKTLLDYAYNQLKNGEITRLKNLEIVNGMVKWDKNLNGEMTEGDIGFLDYLMENSQWIGGEVGFPVIGELVRRYGERERARGTALLTRMITVRGQKFSSFGQWLGKWGGIGLSGVGAAFGFHDDVTNHDKTYGEAFVHNVAVVGAGFIPAIAVAAVGVTPVGWAAVGVSAAGVLAAAGFNYLYQTNWLGIQDGLDAIGRGLDSMCKSVWNFAKNPGEAIQNGANAVNEQIDNASVYVQNTADNANDAVQSGVNTAKQIVEGLGQMAQQHTGFVGDAAIEMGVYAAGEAIEYVGNELQNGIATANEVAQAGLDFASETVYRVGEAASSAGEAVKDGISALNPMNWSWEKQCPLK, encoded by the coding sequence ATTTTCCTCCACTCGTCTCTTATCGACTATCAATGTCAATTGAAAGATATAAAATCAGCCATTCAAACGTTTGAACCAGATGAGCAAGGGTTTATTGATGAAGCATTTCTTATGAATGATGTGCAACAAGGGTTTAGCAAAGTAGAAAGAAAGACTATCGAACTAACGGATGAAACAAACAGTATTTTAGCCAGTGTTCAAGATATAGTAACGGTTAATAAAATCACGGAATCAGACGTGATGGATGGGGTCAGGCGAGGGAAACTACGGGCACAGGAGATTGTCGAACAGTTGCACCTTCTTGACGACTACGGTGCCACCCTATTAGAACAAACGAAAGACGCCTTACAAACGATGCGAACGTATCTATCAGACATTGAATCAAAGTTTCAAAGCGGTGACCTGTCTGTAACAAACTTCAACAGTGGCGCCTTACAAGGCATGGCCTCTTACAACGCCATCATGGACAGCATCACCAATGAAGACACAGCCGACGTCGAACTAAATGCAGAAACGATCGAAGGCATGTCATTAGCTGACATCGAAAAGGCGAAAAATGCTACGTTGGAAGGGTTAAGTGACGAAGGTAAAACGCTTCTCGACTACGCTTATAACCAATTAAAAAACGGTGAAATAACAAGATTAAAAAATTTAGAGATTGTTAATGGCATGGTCAAATGGGATAAGAACCTGAATGGAGAAATGACTGAGGGAGATATTGGCTTCCTCGACTATTTGATGGAAAATTCTCAGTGGATAGGGGGGGAAGTGGGTTTCCCAGTAATTGGTGAACTAGTTAGACGTTATGGAGAGCGAGAAAGGGCAAGAGGGACAGCGCTATTAACACGTATGATTACCGTGAGAGGGCAAAAGTTCTCATCTTTTGGGCAATGGCTCGGTAAATGGGGCGGGATTGGATTGTCGGGAGTTGGTGCTGCCTTCGGTTTCCACGATGATGTGACAAATCATGATAAGACTTATGGAGAGGCATTTGTACATAATGTAGCAGTAGTTGGAGCAGGCTTTATACCTGCTATTGCAGTTGCGGCAGTCGGTGTTACTCCTGTAGGATGGGCAGCGGTCGGAGTGTCGGCAGCTGGGGTTTTAGCAGCAGCCGGGTTTAACTACCTTTATCAAACGAATTGGTTGGGAATTCAAGATGGTTTGGATGCTATTGGAAGAGGTCTTGATTCTATGTGTAAAAGTGTATGGAATTTTGCCAAAAACCCAGGTGAAGCGATTCAAAATGGTGCTAATGCAGTTAATGAACAAATAGATAATGCAAGTGTCTATGTTCAAAATACTGCAGATAATGCAAACGACGCCGTTCAATCAGGCGTGAATACAGCTAAACAAATTGTAGAGGGATTAGGGCAAATGGCACAACAACATACAGGTTTTGTTGGAGATGCGGCTATTGAAATGGGGGTATATGCAGCAGGAGAGGCAATAGAATATGTGGGGAATGAATTACAAAATGGTATCGCCACTGCAAATGAGGTGGCTCAAGCAGGATTAGACTTTGCAAGCGAAACAGTGTATCGAGTTGGGGAAGCTGCAAGTAGTGCTGGTGAGGCAGTTAAAGATGGAATCAGTGCGCTAAATCCTATGAATTGGAGTTGGGAAAAACAATGCCCTCTGAAATAA
- a CDS encoding Cof-type HAD-IIB family hydrolase yields MTKMMAIDLDGTLLNEKKQLSDENLHAIKLAQSQGIEVVIATGRAYFDVQAIFAHTGLKTWVISANGACIHTPSGDLFHHVPMEKKDALTILQWLEQHDFYYEVFSKDSILTPLNGRQLLDIELDRLTSADPNIDTAFFEEIIQGQFSQTGFVQIDSYDTIANDNITVYNILAFSLEEDKLLEGWHHFSDYPGLTLVKSAKHNFELEHEKAAKGIALDILAKKLAIQLADTAAVGDSFNDLSMLKIAGHSAAMGNAPVEIKQAAATVTLSNTENGVSHFIHSFIKKTCP; encoded by the coding sequence ATGACTAAAATGATGGCGATTGATTTAGATGGCACGTTACTTAATGAAAAAAAGCAGCTGAGCGATGAAAATCTCCATGCGATTAAACTGGCCCAGTCACAAGGAATTGAAGTAGTCATAGCAACGGGAAGAGCTTACTTTGATGTTCAGGCTATTTTTGCACATACTGGCTTGAAAACATGGGTGATTAGCGCTAATGGCGCTTGCATTCATACTCCGTCAGGCGATCTTTTCCATCATGTCCCTATGGAGAAAAAGGACGCCTTAACAATTTTACAGTGGTTAGAGCAGCATGACTTTTATTATGAGGTTTTTTCTAAAGATTCCATTCTTACCCCTTTAAACGGACGCCAACTATTAGACATTGAACTTGATCGCTTAACATCCGCTGACCCTAACATTGATACGGCTTTTTTCGAGGAGATTATTCAAGGACAATTTAGCCAGACGGGTTTCGTGCAAATCGACAGCTACGACACCATTGCCAATGATAACATTACCGTTTATAACATCCTCGCCTTTTCATTAGAGGAGGATAAATTGTTAGAAGGGTGGCACCATTTTTCTGATTATCCAGGTCTTACTCTTGTAAAATCAGCTAAGCATAATTTTGAATTGGAGCACGAAAAGGCTGCTAAAGGCATTGCTCTCGACATTCTCGCCAAAAAATTAGCCATTCAGCTAGCTGATACGGCCGCAGTGGGCGACAGTTTTAATGATTTATCCATGTTAAAAATAGCAGGACACAGTGCCGCCATGGGAAATGCTCCAGTAGAAATTAAACAAGCGGCTGCCACTGTAACGTTATCTAATACTGAAAACGGTGTGTCTCATTTCATCCATTCGTTCATTAAAAAAACATGCCCTTAA
- a CDS encoding DUF4176 domain-containing protein, which produces MLPIGSIVYLKQGTSKLMILNRGPIIEVEGEQTWFDYSACFYPQGLVPDQVLYFNDENVDEVVFEGFKDTEEDRFQTLYKKWQDENGQTIKRGKVTEPLK; this is translated from the coding sequence ATGTTACCAATCGGATCAATTGTGTATTTAAAACAAGGAACGAGTAAACTGATGATTTTAAATAGAGGGCCCATTATAGAAGTAGAGGGCGAACAAACATGGTTTGACTATTCAGCGTGCTTTTACCCTCAAGGATTAGTGCCGGATCAAGTGCTGTATTTTAATGATGAAAACGTTGATGAAGTGGTGTTTGAAGGGTTTAAGGATACGGAAGAGGATCGTTTTCAAACGTTATATAAGAAGTGGCAAGACGAAAATGGGCAAACTATTAAACGAGGAAAAGTGACAGAGCCGTTGAAATAG
- a CDS encoding DUF443 family protein: MVKKKLRYRVVTINGDHYLIDIGYPFWKGLLPYGFWLFPQTGFRLKDEKVLNDLEVAKNEGSGKVTTLTGIGVGLSFFLRPIMDHLNMPTSRILNGVILLFALTVILFSHLYYNRINKENLTQILDVKQLKTEKLVIRPKSISHFVIYTFLYTVIVGLSILFFTGFIESGNIILLLCCMSFFYLILLCGAIMVAPHKTYGKLANTN; the protein is encoded by the coding sequence ATGGTGAAAAAGAAATTAAGATATAGAGTTGTCACAATTAATGGAGACCACTATTTGATTGATATAGGGTATCCTTTCTGGAAAGGGCTACTCCCTTATGGTTTTTGGTTATTTCCACAAACGGGATTTAGACTTAAGGATGAAAAGGTACTAAATGACTTGGAGGTAGCGAAGAACGAGGGAAGCGGAAAAGTAACTACTTTAACTGGGATAGGTGTGGGGTTATCATTTTTTCTTAGGCCGATTATGGATCACCTTAATATGCCAACATCAAGAATACTTAATGGTGTGATACTTCTTTTTGCGTTAACAGTTATTTTGTTTAGCCATCTTTATTACAACAGGATAAATAAAGAGAATTTGACTCAAATACTTGATGTAAAACAATTAAAAACTGAAAAACTAGTTATAAGGCCAAAATCTATCTCACACTTTGTTATTTATACATTTTTATACACAGTAATCGTCGGCCTTTCTATATTGTTTTTTACGGGATTTATTGAAAGTGGCAATATCATATTGTTGTTATGTTGTATGTCTTTCTTTTATTTGATACTCTTATGTGGCGCAATCATGGTTGCGCCACATAAAACATACGGCAAGCTTGCGAATACAAACTAG